In Pleurocapsa minor HA4230-MV1, the genomic window TTTTTGCCGTCTACTTCTACTTTAATAGTTGCCAACGCCTTACTGGCAGGATTATCGTGTTCTTGATAAATATTACAGTGAACCTGAAAACCTTTAAGTACAAACAATTGTTTCCCAGGAGTAAGAATTGAGCGCATTAATAATTCAAAGCTGGCTTCGGCTGCCTCAAATTGATAGCCTTCGTTCTCCAAGATTTTTAGTTTGTCGAGAATCTGACGACAGGTAAGATCTTGTTTACTCAAGTTAATGCCAAACTTGGCGGCATAATGTAAGACATTGCTCAATCCTGATTGGTCAGAAATGACGATTCGGCGCTGATTCCCTACTAGTTCTGGCTGAATATGTTCGTAAGTGCGAGGATTTTTCTCTACGGCTGAAACGTGAACCCCTGCCTTATGGGCAAATGCCGATCGCCCCACAAAAGGAGCATGGTCATCAGGAGCTAAATTGACAATCTCGCTAATCGAACGACTAGTCGGACTCAAATTACTTAGCTGTTGCTGCCCCAAACAAGAATAGCCTAACTTTAACTGTAAATTGGGAATCAAAGTACAAAGGTTGGCGTTACCGCATCTTTCGCCATAACCATTAATTGTTCCCTGAATCATAGTTACCCCCGACATCACAGCAGCGATCGCATTTGCCACTGCCGTTCCTGCATCGTTATGAGTGTGGATACCCAATTTACCTTTAATTTCTGGCATTGCCTCGATTACCTCGGTGACAATCTGAGTTACTTCATGGGGCAAAGTACCACCGTTAGTATCGCACAGTGCTAGCCATTCTGCTCCTGCTCTCACGGCCGTCGAAAGAGTTAAAAGCGCATATTCAGGATTTTGT contains:
- the cimA gene encoding citramalate synthase, which produces MKQKSVIQVYDTTLRDGSQGEGISLSLDDKLKIARQLDRLGVPFIEGGWPGANPKDVQFFWQLKEEPLQNSEIVAFCSTRRPNMAVAEDQMLQAILAAGTHWVTIFGKSWDLHVVETLKTSLSENLAMISETIEYLRSQGRRVIYDAEHWFDGYKQNPEYALLTLSTAVRAGAEWLALCDTNGGTLPHEVTQIVTEVIEAMPEIKGKLGIHTHNDAGTAVANAIAAVMSGVTMIQGTINGYGERCGNANLCTLIPNLQLKLGYSCLGQQQLSNLSPTSRSISEIVNLAPDDHAPFVGRSAFAHKAGVHVSAVEKNPRTYEHIQPELVGNQRRIVISDQSGLSNVLHYAAKFGINLSKQDLTCRQILDKLKILENEGYQFEAAEASFELLMRSILTPGKQLFVLKGFQVHCNIYQEHDNPASKALATIKVEVDGKNLLEVAEGNGPVAALDSALRKALVGFYPQIADFSLADYKVRILDGGAGTAAKTRVLVESSNGVKRWTTVGVSANILDASYQAVVEGMEYGLLLQTAQENKADIVKQRT